The stretch of DNA GAccttatttgtttgttgttctgcttTAAATGTGGTCTGCGAAATTCAAAACGTGCTCTTTGCTGCCCTCCTGTGGATAAGATTAGGAAACGTTATGAAGGTCTGCCTTTAGTCCTGGTGCCAAAGAGCTAAACATTTGTGTATAATATTGTGTTAGTGTGTGATTCTTTTCTGACCGTGTTTTGCATTTTACCTGAGCATGCACCTTTTAAACATTGACGCGTCAGACTGCGTGCAACTGCGGGTTTTGAAGCTGCAACTGGTGAATTGCAAATCTCTGCTGTGGAGCCAGAGCATCACAGAGCTTGGCGTTTGACAATTTTATTCTTGAAAATGTTATACACTGCTTCTGAATCTACAGGCTTAAAATATCAATGTGCAATCATGGGACTGAAACTGTGCCGACCTTGTGgtgtcagctgctgctgctgcaaataTTTGTGTGCAACCCCAGGAAAGCCCTCGTGGGTTGACATTTGCgtcttttgtttcttgtaaatcTTTTGCATTTGACTGTGTGACCATGCAAATCGTCAATATAGTTGCGTTACTAAATCCGAGACTTTGCTGCttctgttgctttgcagcaaatCGCTGAGTGCAGCttggggagaaaaataaaaaaaataaaataactgacaatatattttttgttcattatttttcaacTTCTCTTGTTAAATTTCGTGCATCTCATATTACAGATGGTGATTATATCGGTGCATGCAGGCATTGAAAATTAATGCAAATAATGCATTGCCCCAATAAAGGGctctttgcagatttttttttactgctcgTTACCTTTTGCAAACTGTTCTTTAAgaccaaacacattttttcttgtaCATTCACAGATCATGTGACTGTAATACAGACACgcatatatgtaaatatttctatttctagATGTTTATGTATTGAATTTCTcaaattattcttttaaaaaaggacaacgctcatttttattttcattgtttcgACTGTGTAAAGATGATTGCGcccaaaaaaagtaaaacaggttcgaaacattattattattattaataataataataataataataataataataataataataataataataataataataataataggaataacattcctttttttcattttgctactttattttggtaaacgTCCCCATCATATGAAAAGGCCAGTTGTAAAGCGGTTCGTCTGCGTTTTCTTCCAATCGTGTTGTGATGCTGCGTCGCTGTGAATGCCCCCTGACCCCCCTCTCGCCCCTCTGCCTCTCTCgttcctcctttcttttcttttttttatggtcCTATAGCTCTCGGGTGTGTCCCTGCTTCAACTCAAATAGGTTTCGTGGGAACTTTGTTGTCACTGGCCCCAACTCACagatcagctgctgcagcattgCAGCTTCGGCAACACGCTCCTTGCGCAGCAGCTCATGTGCAACCTTTGTGGAGTCCTCTGCACTGCTGCAGCATGCATCCAGCCTTTCTGGACTCACCAAGTCGAACGCATATCTTGCGTTTCTGCGTTCTTAACGCGCAAGAACGGGCCTGTGCATttggggaaataaaacaaaaatggccGCTCCGGGGGTGAGAGAGGGCATGAACCAGGGAACAAGTCTGTGCTTCTGAGAGGCGAAGGTGCCATAAAAATtccagaagagagagagagaggggggaaaaaagccaaaCGGGGAGCTCTGTCCGTTGCATGTGTGCAGGGCTTTATGGAGGCTTCTGCGCCTTCATGCACAAGATTTTGACCCCATTCCATAGTTCATCTCTTTATAATATAATGTCTGAAGCTGATTTATCCATTTGTGATACAATAAAACGCTAAACAGAGTGATTGGGATGCTTTGAacagagcaaaaacataaaaaaagagaaagaatatAAGTTTCCAGCTgaaagttgtttctttttccagtgACCATTTTTCAAACTCATTGTTTGGAGAAATGCAGAATTCTTGCCGTATCTGTGCAATTCTaaagaaaaatgagcaaatgaGAAATTTGGAACGCGACGAGCCCCTAATTTCTTTTCTCCTGCTAtaattagttattatttttctatcttttttccCCGTCTCATTTCAGAAACAATTTCTTCAGTTTAAACTACAAATTACTTGCGAGATATTCATAGATTTGTTTTCCAATACGTTGTCTTCTCCCTCTCATCGTTTCTCTGAGCTCGAGAACAAATCTCGGCTGCCTTtagtttctcattaaaaaaaaaaaaaaaaaagaactataaTTCTCTCATCGGTCTCAGTTGACATCTCACACACATATAAAAAGTAACTTTGCTGGAGGACGGAGTCTTTAAAAGTCAGAATGATAAAAGAGTCGCCtctaaataagacaaaaataaggtCGGATTATGTGCGTAAAAAAAAGACGCAATAGCCATCTTCTAAAGTGTCTGATGCTTTGCATCGACCCATTCTAACCTGCTTATAAACCATATTTCTGTGTTCATATAAAGCCTGTATGTGTGGGTATTCATTTTGCCAAAGTGGCACAAGCTGCAAAGGCTCTGAACGGCAGGCTCTGTTGCATTATTTGATATTGCGTATGTGATGTTTTGAGCTTCAATCTCCTCTCCCAACATTTACTCATCAGCACGTTCTCCCATGAAGTCGTTCAGCTCTTTTATATGGGGAAAAGTGCAAAAGAGCGCGCGGCCCTGCTCTGAATGGGCTTTTACTCTATTATCTGAGCCTATTTACAGCCATCTCCCGGCACAACGTGCATAACAGATTCTGATCGAATTATTCCTGTACACTATCTCTGGAGAGATTGAACTCTCAGCATGTCACGTTGTATTGTTTAGGAGACCTCTTTCTTTGCCGCAATGGTCGTTAACCTCCGAATGACCCCCGTGTGTGGAGCCCACGCCTCGGAAAAGCGCCGCAGACAGTCAGTGCAACAGTTGCGCCAGAGGATGGCGCAGCACGACAGTGGAAAAACTCCTCGCATAGCTGAGAGCGCAAGGCAGGGGAGGCGCGCACTCCCTCCCATCCCGCCCGAGTGTTTCCTGCGTGCACGAGTTTACCTCTGGAGGTCACCAGGCAGGATTTACGACTGGTCAACAAAAGCACGTGATTCTGCCTCGTACCCCATATTTGGGTGCCTACGTAAGAGAGAATCAAGTCCATGTCCCACTCTCATTTCCATAATTCATCATAAATTGTGCAAGGGTGCAATAGGACGCGCTAAAGCATAAGAGCCACAAATCAAGGAGCTGCAGGTTTATGCTGTTTACTTCCAccaaaataatcacaaaaacaacagcaatacCTGCAGCGGGCAAAAAAGGGGGAACTGTCAACAAATGAGCTCCTATTTTGTGAACTCATTCTGCGGTCGCTATCCCAATGGCGCGGACTTTCAGTTACATAATTATGGAGAGCATAATACCGCGAACGAGCAATACAGGGACTCCACGGCCATGCATTCCAGCAGGTACGGCTATGGCTACAACGGAATGGACTTGACGGTCGGGCGGACCGGCGGCGGACACTTTGTGGGCAGCGAGCGGACGCCGGGCTACTCCCCGACGCACACAGCGGCGGCAGCGGCAAGCCCTTCAGTGGACAACGTCAGGTACAGCCAGTCCGCGGGCGGCAGCCAGAACTCGTCCCTTTCGCCTCCACCTGAGCCTCTGCCGTGCTCCTCCTCCACGGTGGCCAGCTTGTCGCCGGGCGCCGAGACGCAACCCCAACTCAGAGCCGTGAAGAACTCCATAAGCGGCGCCCAGTGCTCGGGCTCGAACGGGGGAGGCACGCTGTTGCTTGGTCGGGACTGTGCGTCCAAGGCTTCCCCCCTGGAGGAAGATAAGCCTGCGGGGAGCGCACCGACGACTCCTCAGAGTGCCAGCGACTCGGCACAGCCTCAGATATACCCGTGGATGAGAAAACTCCACATAAGTCATGGTAAACTGCTCTCTTTAATGATCTCTTATCGATTTTATGTCTTGTATGTGGAGCTGgtgctgttgatttttttaataaaagaaagtaTTGTAACTTACAAACAAATCGTAGTGAAATTTCGGTATTTTATATTAGTGATGTCTGACACAGATATTAAAAACGTGGCACCAAATCGCGCCTCTCACCTGTTTTGTTAAAGCTTTGATTTACGCAGATAAGGGTCATTTAGCAAAGCTCACCTTTTAGTCCAAGGATGAAATATTGTTTAACGAtaaaatttggattttgaaacattttgtgtacATACTTCCATTTCTGTAGTGTGTAAATGAATATATTAATCTCCAGGCGGTTATCAATTCCTTTTaactcagttcagttcagttaaacTCATTTGTGCAGCGctatttttacaacaaatgaCATGGTAGGAATATTTCCAAGATAAATTCATTGACACACATTTATAATCCGATTAAGTTAAAAATGATTCCAGAAAGTCAGACTCAAATTTGCtttcaggaggaaaaaaatatatatatacaatttcagtttcaaactttCAATTTCCAACTCGAATATTCAGATCCATGATGCACAGCTCCCCTCGTCTTGGCAATAATGTGTTCAAACTTTACACATTCACGTAAACGTTCTTTaaaactctttctctttctgctgtGCTTCTGTCCAAAGATTTGTCCGGACCTGAAGGCAAGCGAGCCCGAACCGCCTACACCCGGTACCAGACCCTGGAGCTTGAGAAGGAGTTCCACTTCAACCGGTACCTGACCCGCAGGCGGCGGATCGAGATCGCCCATGC from Xiphophorus maculatus strain JP 163 A chromosome 13, X_maculatus-5.0-male, whole genome shotgun sequence encodes:
- the hoxa5 gene encoding homeobox protein Hox-A5; translation: MSSYFVNSFCGRYPNGADFQLHNYGEHNTANEQYRDSTAMHSSRYGYGYNGMDLTVGRTGGGHFVGSERTPGYSPTHTAAAAASPSVDNVRYSQSAGGSQNSSLSPPPEPLPCSSSTVASLSPGAETQPQLRAVKNSISGAQCSGSNGGGTLLLGRDCASKASPLEEDKPAGSAPTTPQSASDSAQPQIYPWMRKLHISHDLSGPEGKRARTAYTRYQTLELEKEFHFNRYLTRRRRIEIAHALCLSERQIKIWFQNRRMKWKKDNKLKSMSMAAAGGGAYRP